Proteins from one Periplaneta americana isolate PAMFEO1 chromosome 6, P.americana_PAMFEO1_priV1, whole genome shotgun sequence genomic window:
- the LOC138701713 gene encoding uncharacterized protein isoform X2 has protein sequence MNGAVPQWQTIGITYVAACSFILINVVILLCFFAQQTLPQFALTAFSLTGGILFLICGRETMLSGFDEPENKDEPPSFSWMMGVQQIRIAGMLCNILGVFYLIDAAITFMTRPKPKEVKHVDNYRKSITHYGHSLMLGIRDKHKETDT, from the exons ATGAATGGCGCCGTACCACAATGGCAGACCATCGGCATCACTTACGTGGCGGCCTGCTCCTTCATTTTAATTAACGTCGTCATCCTTCTGTGCTTCTTCGCCCAGCAGACGCTTCCACAGTTTGCG CTGACGGCATTCTCTCTGACTGGCGGAATCTTGTTCCTGATCTGTGGACGCGAGACGATGCTGTCAGGGTTTGACGAACCCGAAAACAAGGACGAGCCGCCGTCCTTCAGTTGGATGATGGGCGTGCAGCAGATTCGCATCGCGGGCATGCTGTGCAATATTCTCGGCGTATTCTACCTAATAGATGCCGCCATCACATTTATGACCAGACCCAAACCGAAAGAGGTTAAACACGTCGACAACTACAGAAAATCTATCACGCACTACGGCCATAGCCTTATGTTGGGAATACGTGATAAACACAAAGAGACCGACACATAA